A segment of the Nostoc sp. TCL26-01 genome:
ACGGCGATCGCGCTTACACTACTTTCCACACGATTAATACTTGGGGTGGCATCAGTGATGATACCTTGATTCACGAATTAACCCATGTTTGGCAGTTTGAACGCTATGGTGCGGATTATATACCCAGGGCGATTGATGCTCAAGCCAACGATGGCTATGACTATGGTGGTGTGAGTGAATTACTCAACCGGATGTTTCAAGGGAAAGGACTCAGTAGTTTCAATTATGAGCAGCAAGCTCAAATTGTTCAAGATTATTACAGTCGGATAGAATCTGGTAACTATAGTGATTTGGGTATCTATGCGTACTATGTCAAGCAGGTTTCTAGCTTACCGCTAAGTCAACTCAATCATAACAATGATGTTCTGATCGGCGGTAATGGCAACGATTACCTCAATGGTGGAATAGGGAACGATGCTATTTATGGTCAAGGAGGAGATGACATTCTCCATGGAGAAGCAGGTAACGATACTCTCGATGGCGGCGCAGGAAACGATGTTCTCAGAGGTGGTGGTAGCGGTGTAGCTTTCGGTGAAATAATCGTCGCCAATTCTGGCTTCAACGTGAATGGAGGCGGTTGGAGTAGCTTTGATCGCTACCCCCGCCAAGTTGCAGATGTCAATGGTGACGGTCGGGCAGATATCATTGGTTTTGGGATTGATACTGTTTATGTCGGCCTCGGTCAAGCTGATGGTACTTTTGGTCCAGGCTTTGCAGCGATCGCTGATTTTGCCCCGAACAATGGTGGTTGGACGAGCTTCAACAGCTATCCCCGCCAAGTTGCCGATGTCAATGGTGATGGTCGAGCAGATATCGTCGGTTTTGGCATCGATACCGTTTATGTCGCCCTTGGTCAAGCTAATGGTACATTTGGTCAACCGATCGCGGCGATCGCTGACTTTGCCCCGAATAATGGTGGTTGGACGAGCTTCAACAGCTATCCCCGCCAAGTTGCAGATGTGAATGGTGATGGTCGAGCAGATATTGTCGGTTTTGGCATTGATACTGTTTATGTTGCCCTTGGTCAAGCTAATGGCACATTTGGTCAGTCCATTGCTGCGATCGCTGACTTCGCCCCGAACAGTGGTGGTTGGAGTAGCTTTGATCGCTATCCCCGCCAACTTGCAGATGTCAATGGCGATGGCCGGGCTGATATCGTGGGTTTTGGCATTGATACTGTTTATGTTGCCCTTGGTCAAGCTAATGGTACATTTGGTGGAGCGATCGCTGCAACTAACCAATTTACCGAAATCAATGGTGGTTGGAATAGTTTCAATCGCTATCCCCGCCAACTCGCAGATGTCAATGGTGATGGTCGGGCTGATATCGTGGGTTTTGGGCAAAATGGTGTGTATGCAGCCCTCGGTCAAGCTAACGGTACTTTTGGCGGAGCAGTCTATGTTCATAATGATTTCAACGTCATTGGCGGTGGTTGGAGTAGCTTTGATCGCTATCCCCGCCAAGTTGCTGATGTCAATGGTGATGGTCGGGCTGACATCATTGGTTTTGGCAATAATAATGTATATGTTGCCTTGTCTGGTGATGGCAATGACACCTTGAATGGCGGAGAAGGCAACGATAGCCTAGACGGAGGTACTGGTAACGATACCCTCATCGGCGGTGGTGGCTACGACACCGCTTTCTACAGCCAATCATATACCAGCTATAATACCTATTTCACCCGTGAGGGATACTTACAAGTCGCAGGTAGCGACGGCACTGACCTGTTAATAGGTATTGAGCAAGTCAACTTTGGTGATGGCGGAGTCTACAAAATTTACAATGGAGATGGGGGTAATAACATCCTCACTGCCGATCCTTTCTACTGGTCTTTTCTTTACGGCGGTGGCGGTAACGATACTTTAACCGGTGGTAACTACACCGACACACTTTATGGAGGCAATGGTAACGATACCCTAATCGGTGGCACTGGCTACGACTTTGCTATCTACAGCGAAGTGTATACCAACTATAATGTCTCCTTTAATGGCAATGGAGATATACAAGTTACTGGTAGTGAAGGGACTGACATACTCAAAGGTATTGAGCAAATCAACTTTGCTGGCGGCGGAGTCTATAAAGTTTACACCGGAGATGGTAATAATAACACCATCATCAGTGATCCTAACTACTGGGCTGTGCTTGATGGCGGTAACGGCAACGACACTCTAATCAGTGGTTACGGCAACGATATCCTCTCTGGTGGTGCTGGAGACGACTATCTGAATGGTGGTTCTGGTGCAGATAAAATGTTTGGTGGTAGTGGTAACGACACCTACATTGTCGATAATACTGCTGATGTAATTACTGAGTATGCTGGTCAAGGAACTGATATTGTCTACGCTACTAGCAGCTATACCTTGGCAGCAAACGTGGAAAACTTAACCTTAAATGGTACTGCGGCGATTAATGGTATTGGTAACGTTCTCAACAACGTTATTACTGGTAATGCTGCCAATAACTCTATTGCTGGTGGCGATGGCAACGATATTCTCAATGGTGGAGCAGGGGACGACTACCTCAACGGCGGCGCTGGCGCTGATAAAATGTTTGGTGGTAGCGGTAACGACAAGTACCTTGTTGATAATGGTGATGTCGTAATTGAGAATGCTTCTGAGGGAACTGATACCGTCATCACAGGCAAAACCTATACCTTGGGAGCAAACGTTGAAAACCTCACCTTGACAGATTCTGCTGTCATCAATGGCACGGGTAACGACTTGAATAACTATATTTTAGGTAACGCTGCCGCTAACATCATCGACGGGAGAGGGGGAGATGATCAAATCAATGGCAGAGCCGGCGATGATGTGATTAATGGTGGTGCTGGCAATGACACAATTGCTGGTGACATTGGCAATGACAACATTGATGGTGGAACAGGTAACGATATCCTCTATGGTAACGAGGGCAACGACACCCTGCGAGGTTCCACAGGTAATGATGTCCTCTACGGTAACGATGGTAATGACACACTTTTCGGTGGCGATGACAAAGACGTATTAACTGGCGGTAATGGTAACGATATCTTAGCTGGCGGTAATGGTATTGATACTCTCTTTGGTGGTTTAGGCGCAGATAAATTCAGAT
Coding sequences within it:
- a CDS encoding FG-GAP-like repeat-containing protein, whose amino-acid sequence is MSWWNPFDWVSWLSGKISYAFDKIGDGLDFAFEQVGLDFVGDGANWLSDKIGQKIQGTVDRAVNYVKSLPSNLEQDFKDLFNEQIYTNFGKWFGTNLLNAAELAGIPEILETAADIIKFNTRTLTAREKELARSVFGDSIRLDLVRIDEYTFTGLLNGDRAYTTFHTINTWGGISDDTLIHELTHVWQFERYGADYIPRAIDAQANDGYDYGGVSELLNRMFQGKGLSSFNYEQQAQIVQDYYSRIESGNYSDLGIYAYYVKQVSSLPLSQLNHNNDVLIGGNGNDYLNGGIGNDAIYGQGGDDILHGEAGNDTLDGGAGNDVLRGGGSGVAFGEIIVANSGFNVNGGGWSSFDRYPRQVADVNGDGRADIIGFGIDTVYVGLGQADGTFGPGFAAIADFAPNNGGWTSFNSYPRQVADVNGDGRADIVGFGIDTVYVALGQANGTFGQPIAAIADFAPNNGGWTSFNSYPRQVADVNGDGRADIVGFGIDTVYVALGQANGTFGQSIAAIADFAPNSGGWSSFDRYPRQLADVNGDGRADIVGFGIDTVYVALGQANGTFGGAIAATNQFTEINGGWNSFNRYPRQLADVNGDGRADIVGFGQNGVYAALGQANGTFGGAVYVHNDFNVIGGGWSSFDRYPRQVADVNGDGRADIIGFGNNNVYVALSGDGNDTLNGGEGNDSLDGGTGNDTLIGGGGYDTAFYSQSYTSYNTYFTREGYLQVAGSDGTDLLIGIEQVNFGDGGVYKIYNGDGGNNILTADPFYWSFLYGGGGNDTLTGGNYTDTLYGGNGNDTLIGGTGYDFAIYSEVYTNYNVSFNGNGDIQVTGSEGTDILKGIEQINFAGGGVYKVYTGDGNNNTIISDPNYWAVLDGGNGNDTLISGYGNDILSGGAGDDYLNGGSGADKMFGGSGNDTYIVDNTADVITEYAGQGTDIVYATSSYTLAANVENLTLNGTAAINGIGNVLNNVITGNAANNSIAGGDGNDILNGGAGDDYLNGGAGADKMFGGSGNDKYLVDNGDVVIENASEGTDTVITGKTYTLGANVENLTLTDSAVINGTGNDLNNYILGNAAANIIDGRGGDDQINGRAGDDVINGGAGNDTIAGDIGNDNIDGGTGNDILYGNEGNDTLRGSTGNDVLYGNDGNDTLFGGDDKDVLTGGNGNDILAGGNGIDTLFGGLGADKFRFNSRTEGIDIIKDFNRTEGDKIEIIKSSFGATSLSQFKYNSSTGGLFFDASPTDNLAAIQLGTLENKPAGFSTQLDIVLV